A window of the Lactuca sativa cultivar Salinas chromosome 5, Lsat_Salinas_v11, whole genome shotgun sequence genome harbors these coding sequences:
- the LOC111910281 gene encoding 30S ribosomal protein S17, chloroplastic, producing the protein MSLLQLQLPLSQFKSLNLSTPFIHGNSVVSTKPSSSTSNHHHQRHAYLPPIRAMRSLQGRVICTTNDKTVNVEVTRLAPHPKYKRRVRKKKKFQAHDPENQFQIGDLVQLEKCKPISKKKTFLAIPVPKRTAKQPKEVAPQDLGIPLESDSSSQV; encoded by the coding sequence ATGTCTCTCCTCCAACTTCAACTCCCTCTCTCCCAGTTCAAATCCCTCAATCTTTCAACCCCTTTCATCCATGGCAACTCCGTCGTCTCCACCAAACCCTCCTCCTCCAcctccaaccaccaccaccagcgCCACGCTTATCTCCCCCCAATTCGCGCCATGAGATCTCTCCAAGGCCGCGTAATCTGCACCACTAATGATAAGACCGTGAATGTTGAAGTGACTCGTCTCGCGCCTCACCCGAAGTACAAGCGCAGAgtcaggaagaagaagaagttccaAGCTCATGACCCTGAAAATCAATTCCAAATTGGGGATTTGGTTCAGCTTGAAAAGTGTAAACCTATTAGTAAGAAGAAAACTTTTCTCGCTATTCCGGTTCCCAAGAGGACAGCCAAGCAGCCGAAAGAGGTGGCGCCACAGGACCTTGGAATCCCGTTGGAATCTGATTCTTCTTCGCAAGTTTAG